From the Carettochelys insculpta isolate YL-2023 chromosome 27, ASM3395843v1, whole genome shotgun sequence genome, one window contains:
- the TICAM1 gene encoding TIR domain-containing adapter molecule 1, translated as MAEAAKAQLGFEGVFSILSRIPEERLVRLKHKLKHMRPCTNSCKLLQAMVLLALGREADARTCLDALGDDEGALCVWRSKWGAAGSESPLTPHQEAGALLALARIYSLLVEENHCSHLCRDNAYKAAIVALRASEDPRRDKLSSLLAEAQEKCRVDVSPSKTDNGLKSLRSDPGPFPTLSPASEVRTPPVHISSRSFLSGPQTLRSSGSPASFVSHFEISQSPTVEFHTRSAHCNRVPPPSRLCGDATSCTGQPGRGRVSHSPRDTSPGSCSAAPPLQGRSHISENPQAGSFAPPSLPVPETPVLPPSAVHWPVECTDPPTMLTEKLQEPGQRLVQKPKQESLTKLPSLRTPGPAAGSTQVPVEDSYILAKKADTASISSSRAPPPPQSAAAPTIELDCGERKFFSFVVVHASEDVTVACRVKEMLESMGVPDGATFCEEFLIPGQCQLTCFQDAIDNSAFTLLLLTQNFQSRFCVHQMNTALMDSLQRRPKYNSVIPFIPKENPLKTCQMPSMLVGLVPLDENSPVFSRTVKNTFILKRLNEQKMMWSQIQHLQEQQRKQQQYQEHLQMLQQNLHGLNLGSQPGYPPQMPLPGWLSCPMGTQQLLQQLLSSFQFQNPMFAPSVPYQTYPASQFIPPPSDPSLSQHFILPSSHQNIMQGPGGPQPLIIQNAQMVQIGDHSQMHVERTRSVPESSDEETSESI; from the coding sequence ATGGCAGAGGCTGCCAAGGCCCAGCTAGGCTTTGAAGGTGTCTTCAGCATTTTATCTAGGATCCCAGAAGAGAGACTCGTTAGGCTCAAACATAAGCTGAAGCACATGAGACCTTGCACAAACAGCTGTAAGCTGTTGCAGGCCATGGTCCTGCTGGCTTTGGGACGAGAAGCAGATGCGAGGACGTGCCTGGATGCTCTGGGTGATGATGAAGGAGCCCTGTGTGTCTGGAGGAGTAAATggggtgctgctggcagtgagaGCCCTCTGACCCCCCATCAGGAGGCGggagctctgctggctctggcacGGATCTACTCGCTGCTGGTAGAGGAGAACCACTGCAGTCACCTGTGCAGGGACAATGCTTACAAGGCTGCCATTGTAGCCCTCAGAGCCAGCGAGGATCCTCGGAGAGACAAACTGAGCAGCCTCTTGGCCGAAGCTCAGGAAAAGTGCAGGGTTGACGTCAGCCCCAGCAAGACGGACAACGGACTTAAGTCCCTCAGGTCGGACCCTGGGCCTTTCCCAACGCTCAGCCCCGCTTCGGAGGTGAGGACTCCCCCAGTGCACATCAGCAGCAGATCGTTTCTCTCAGGGCCACAGACTCTGCGTTCCTCTGGCAGCCCGGCCTCCTTCGTCAGCCACTTTGAGATCAGCCAGTCCCCCACAGTGGAGTTTCACACCCGCTCAGCTCACTGTAACCGCGTCCCGCCGCCCAGCAGGCTTTGTGGGGATGCCACGAGCTGCACTGGGCAGCCTGGCCGGGGGAGAGTCAGCCACAGCCCCCGTGACACCAGCCCgggcagctgctctgctgcaccCCCTCTGCAAGGAAGAAGCCACATATCGGAGAATCCCCAGGCTGGTAGCTTTGCTCCCCCATCTCTTCCAGTTCCCGAAACCCCTGTTCTCCCTCCGAGTGCTGTGCACTGGCCTGTGGAATGCACTGACCCTCCCACCATGCTGACAGAAAAgttgcaggagccagggcagcgcCTGGTCCAGAAGCCAAAACAAGAGTCGCTCACCAAGCTTCCTAGCTTGCGTACacctgggccagctgctggttCCACCCAAGTGCCGGTGGAGGATTCCTACATCCTTGCAAAGAAGGCAGACACGGCATCCATCTCCTCTTCCagggccccaccacctccccagtcagCAGCTGCTCCTACAATAGAGCTGGACTGTGGCGAGAGGAAGTTCTTCAGCTTCGTTGTGGTGCACGCCAGCGAAGATGTGACTGTTGCCTGCCGGGTTAAGGAGATGCTGGAGAGCATGGGGGTGCCCGACGGTGCCACGTTCTGCGAGGAGTTCCTCATCCCTGGGCAATGCCAGCTGACGTGCTTCCAAGATGCGATAGACAACTCCGCTTTCACCCTCCTGCTGCTGACCCAGAACTTCCAGTCCCGCTTCTGTGTGCACCAAATGAACACAGCCCTGATGGACTCCCTCCAGCGGCGGCCCAAGTACAACTCGGTCATCCCTTTCATACCCAAGGAGAACCCCTTGAAGACGTGTCAGATGCCCAGCATGCTGGTGGGACTAGTGCCTCTGGACGAAAATTCCCCTGTGTTCTCCAGGACAGTGAAGAACACCTTCATCCTCAAGAGACTCAATGAGCAGAAGATGATGTGGAGCCAGATACAGCAcctccaggagcagcagaggaagcagcagcaatACCAGGAGCATCTCCAGATGCTGCAGCAGAACTTACATGGTCTGAACTTGGGGTCCCAGCCTGGCTACCCACCTCAAATGCCTTTGCCAGGCTGGTTGTCCTGTCCCATGGGAACtcagcagcttctgcagcagcttctgtCTAGTTTCCAGTTCCAGAATCCAATGTTTGCCCCCTCTGTCCCTTACCAGACTTACCCAGCTAGTCAGTTCATACCTCCCCCGTCAgatccctccctctcccagcactttatCCTTCCATCAAGCCACCAAAACATCATGCAGGGGCCAGGAGGTCCCCAGCCACTCATCATTCAGAATGCTCAAATGGTGCAGATTGGGGACCATAGTCAAATGCACGTGGAGAGGACCAGGTCGGTGCCTGAGAGCTCTGATGAAGAAACCAGCGAGAGCATCTGA